One window of Dechloromonas sp. ZY10 genomic DNA carries:
- a CDS encoding 50S ribosomal protein L25/general stress protein Ctc yields MQFDLNAQPRQVQGTSASRRLRRSGKVPGIIYGGEAAPVMIEMDHNEIYLQLRKEAFHSAIINISVDGKKEQVVLRDYQAHAYKLRVHHVDFQRVDATHELHIKVPLHFINEETAPGVKLSGGLVNHVMTELEIQCLAKDLPEFVEVDLGALKAGESIHVSQVKLPAGVKALANGDEVVVGIVGKGGAAEEAAAE; encoded by the coding sequence ATGCAATTCGATCTGAACGCTCAACCGCGTCAAGTGCAGGGAACGAGTGCGAGCCGCCGCCTGCGCCGCAGCGGCAAGGTTCCGGGCATCATCTACGGTGGCGAAGCCGCCCCGGTGATGATCGAGATGGACCACAACGAAATCTACCTGCAACTGCGCAAGGAAGCCTTCCACTCCGCCATCATCAACATCTCTGTTGATGGCAAGAAGGAACAAGTCGTGCTGCGCGACTATCAGGCTCACGCCTACAAGCTGCGCGTGCATCACGTCGACTTCCAGCGCGTTGACGCTACCCACGAGCTGCACATCAAGGTGCCGCTGCACTTCATCAACGAAGAAACCGCCCCCGGCGTCAAGCTGTCCGGCGGCCTGGTCAACCACGTCATGACCGAACTGGAAATCCAGTGCCTGGCCAAGGACCTGCCCGAATTCGTTGAAGTCGACCTCGGCGCACTGAAGGCCGGCGAAAGCATCCACGTTTCCCAGGTCAAGCTGCCGGCCGGCGTCAAGGCTCTGGCCAATGGCGACGAAGTGGTCGTCGGCATCGTCGGCAAGGGCGGCGCAGCTGAAGAAGCCGCTGCCGAGTAA
- a CDS encoding ribose-phosphate pyrophosphokinase, producing the protein MAYNSLMVFTGNANPKLAEAVAKHLNVDLGRANVGRFSDGEVSVEIQEHVRGRDIFVLQSTSAPTNDNLMELLVVVDALKRASAGRITASIPYFGYARQDRRSRSSRVPIAAKLVANMLVAAGVDRVLTMDLHAEQIQGFFDIPVDNIYALPILLEDIKKQNYENPMVVSPDHGGVVRARSLAKRLECDLAIIDKRRPKANVSEVMNIIGEVEGRTCIIMDDMVDTAGTLCKAATALKQHGAKQVVAYCTHPVLSGPAVERVNTSDLDALVVTDTITLRDDAAASPRIRQLSVAEIMAETIRRISNDDSVSSLFID; encoded by the coding sequence ATGGCCTACAACAGCTTGATGGTCTTCACCGGCAACGCCAATCCAAAACTGGCCGAAGCCGTCGCCAAACATCTCAACGTCGACCTCGGCCGCGCCAATGTCGGCCGCTTCTCCGATGGTGAAGTCAGCGTCGAAATCCAGGAGCACGTCCGCGGTCGCGACATTTTCGTGCTGCAGTCGACCTCGGCACCGACCAACGACAACCTGATGGAACTGCTGGTCGTTGTCGACGCGCTCAAGCGCGCCTCGGCCGGTCGCATCACCGCCTCCATCCCCTACTTCGGCTATGCCCGCCAGGACCGCCGCTCGCGTTCCTCGCGCGTGCCCATCGCCGCCAAGCTGGTCGCCAACATGCTGGTCGCAGCCGGCGTCGACCGCGTCCTGACCATGGACCTGCACGCCGAACAGATCCAGGGCTTCTTCGACATTCCGGTAGACAACATCTACGCTCTGCCGATCCTGCTCGAAGACATCAAGAAGCAGAACTACGAAAACCCGATGGTGGTCTCGCCTGACCACGGCGGCGTGGTCCGCGCCCGTTCGCTGGCCAAGCGCCTCGAATGCGACCTGGCGATCATCGACAAGCGCCGCCCGAAGGCCAACGTCTCGGAAGTGATGAACATCATCGGTGAAGTCGAAGGCCGCACCTGTATCATCATGGACGACATGGTCGACACCGCCGGCACCCTGTGCAAGGCCGCCACCGCGCTCAAGCAGCACGGTGCCAAGCAGGTCGTCGCCTACTGCACCCACCCGGTGCTGTCCGGCCCGGCGGTCGAGCGCGTGAACACTTCCGACCTCGACGCGCTGGTCGTTACCGACACCATTACCCTGCGTGACGACGCCGCCGCCAGCCCGCGTATCCGCCAGCTGTCGGTTGCCGAAATCATGGCTGAAACCATTCGCCGGATCAGCAACGACGACTCCGTCTCGTCGCTGTTCATCGATTAA
- the ispE gene encoding 4-(cytidine 5'-diphospho)-2-C-methyl-D-erythritol kinase has product MTPTCPPSAIYDWDSEWPAPAKLNLFLHVVGRRPDGYHLLQTVFRFIDLHDRLRFSPRTDGAIVLATPTPGVAPADDLCVRAALRLQQATGCRQGVTIDLNKQLPMGGGLGGGSSDAATVLLALNQLWQTGLTRAELETLGLPLGADVPIFIHGRNAFAEGIGEQFTDLELPPATYLIVRPPASVPTAAIFGAPELRRDTPPMAADTWQPGCGHNDLEAVACARFPAVATALAQLRRIAPSALMTGSGACLFATFASRAAAEQAQAALGATAESWIASGLDKHPLAPLG; this is encoded by the coding sequence TTGACTCCCACCTGCCCCCCCTCGGCAATTTACGACTGGGACAGCGAGTGGCCGGCCCCGGCCAAGCTCAATCTGTTCCTGCACGTCGTCGGTCGCCGCCCCGACGGCTACCACCTGCTGCAAACCGTATTCCGCTTCATTGACCTGCATGACCGCCTGCGTTTCAGCCCACGCACCGATGGCGCCATCGTTCTCGCCACCCCGACCCCCGGCGTCGCCCCGGCCGACGACCTGTGCGTCCGCGCCGCCCTCCGCCTGCAACAAGCCACCGGCTGCCGCCAGGGCGTCACCATTGATCTGAACAAACAGCTTCCGATGGGCGGCGGCCTGGGAGGTGGCAGTTCCGATGCGGCCACTGTCCTGCTCGCACTCAACCAGCTGTGGCAAACCGGGCTCACCCGGGCGGAACTGGAAACCCTAGGCCTTCCTCTTGGGGCCGATGTACCGATCTTCATCCACGGCCGCAATGCCTTCGCCGAGGGCATCGGCGAGCAATTCACCGACCTCGAACTGCCGCCCGCAACCTACCTGATCGTCAGACCGCCAGCCAGCGTACCGACCGCAGCCATTTTTGGCGCCCCCGAACTACGCCGGGATACCCCGCCAATGGCCGCAGATACATGGCAACCGGGCTGTGGCCACAACGATCTGGAAGCCGTTGCCTGCGCCCGCTTTCCGGCCGTTGCCACAGCCCTTGCCCAACTCCGCCGGATTGCCCCGAGTGCACTGATGACTGGCTCCGGCGCCTGCCTCTTCGCCACATTCGCCAGCCGTGCCGCCGCCGAACAAGCGCAGGCAGCACTTGGCGCCACAGCTGAAAGCTGGATCGCCAGTGGGCTGGACAAGCATCCGCTGGCGCCCCTGGGCTGA
- the lolB gene encoding lipoprotein insertase outer membrane protein LolB, with amino-acid sequence MIRRLLAVAALLVGGCSTLPPGEMPLPPRSQLVAFSVEGRFALTSRPPDAAAQQASGRLRWLQQAPGQAEILLMTPLGQGIAEITIRPQRSHLRTDDGREYAAADSETLLREVTGHSLPLRRLADWLRARGPVVASDRHGRPLKIAENGWQISYDYADEDPDALPQRLDLQSHSGQQQIDLRLRLETWRSEP; translated from the coding sequence TTGATCCGCCGCCTGCTGGCCGTGGCCGCCCTGCTGGTCGGCGGTTGTTCGACCCTGCCGCCGGGTGAAATGCCGCTGCCGCCGCGCAGCCAATTGGTGGCATTCAGCGTGGAAGGCCGCTTTGCACTGACCAGCCGCCCCCCCGATGCTGCCGCACAACAGGCCAGCGGCCGGTTGCGCTGGCTCCAGCAGGCCCCCGGGCAGGCTGAAATCCTGCTGATGACACCGCTCGGCCAAGGCATTGCCGAAATCACGATCCGCCCTCAACGCAGCCACCTGCGCACCGACGATGGCCGCGAATATGCCGCCGCCGACAGCGAAACCCTGCTCCGGGAAGTCACCGGCCACAGCCTGCCGCTGCGCCGCCTGGCCGACTGGCTGAGGGCACGCGGCCCGGTCGTGGCCAGCGACCGCCACGGTCGACCGCTGAAAATTGCCGAAAACGGCTGGCAAATCAGCTACGACTACGCCGACGAAGACCCTGACGCCCTGCCCCAGCGCCTCGACCTGCAATCTCACAGCGGCCAGCAGCAGATCGACCTGCGCCTGCGCCTCGAAACCTGGAGGAGCGAACCTTGA
- a CDS encoding tetratricopeptide repeat protein, with amino-acid sequence MSPKKYLATALALVLPLLHGSAIASNDPPPAKPAARKAQPRGEDLLARTVFQTLLGDLALQRGDLRLGLDAWSDLAQRTRDPKVLARAVEVAGFARQFDRALELSDLWLSVEPDSQRARQTRSSLLVLANRLDELAPQLSALLEQDQANLAGNLMHLNRMLLRHPDKKAVQQLVDRVAAPYRRLPEAHFAMAQAAASAGDRLRALDEIEQALSRRTDWEAAALLRTQLQAELSPEQAAATLLEFVSRHPGLRDARLTLARLLVSVKRYDEARAHFNRLLRDHPDSPEIIYPVAILALQQGDSETGRKQLEHLLQTDFPDKSTVHFFLGQLANDRLQPDIAIRHYRQVTQGDQYLAARSRLAQLLWQQGQPEEARAMLRETRSTNSGEKTQLLLAEAQLLREAQQHEEALNLIESALQRAPDNPELLYEAALLSERLGRHDQLESRLQHLLSVKPDHAHALNALGYSWADRNIRLDEAQSLIARALALAPDDPFIMDSLGWVHYRRGDLHQARELLERAHALKADPEIAAHLAEVLWALERRDEASRLLREASQQHPDNDLLRNTLRKLQP; translated from the coding sequence ATGTCGCCGAAGAAGTACCTTGCCACCGCTCTCGCCCTCGTCCTGCCCCTGCTGCATGGCAGCGCCATTGCGAGCAACGATCCCCCGCCGGCCAAGCCGGCGGCCCGCAAGGCGCAGCCGCGCGGCGAAGACCTGCTGGCCCGCACCGTGTTCCAGACCCTGCTCGGCGACCTGGCCCTGCAACGCGGGGACCTGCGCCTCGGCCTCGATGCCTGGAGCGACCTGGCCCAACGTACCCGCGACCCCAAGGTCCTCGCCCGTGCCGTCGAGGTTGCCGGTTTTGCCCGGCAATTCGACCGCGCACTCGAACTGTCGGACCTCTGGCTCAGTGTCGAACCGGATTCGCAGCGCGCCCGGCAAACCCGTTCGTCGCTGCTGGTACTGGCCAACCGCCTGGACGAACTGGCACCGCAACTGAGCGCGCTGCTCGAACAGGACCAGGCCAACCTCGCCGGCAACCTGATGCACCTGAACCGGATGCTGCTGCGGCATCCCGACAAGAAAGCCGTCCAGCAGTTGGTAGACCGTGTCGCCGCGCCCTATCGCCGCCTGCCGGAAGCCCACTTCGCGATGGCCCAGGCCGCTGCCAGCGCCGGTGACCGGCTGCGCGCCCTCGACGAAATCGAGCAAGCGCTGAGCCGCCGAACCGACTGGGAAGCGGCAGCCCTGTTGCGCACCCAGTTGCAAGCCGAGTTGTCGCCAGAGCAGGCCGCTGCCACCCTGCTCGAATTTGTCAGCCGCCACCCCGGGCTCCGCGATGCCCGCCTGACCCTGGCCAGACTACTCGTCAGCGTCAAACGTTACGACGAAGCGCGCGCTCACTTTAACCGCTTGCTGCGTGACCATCCGGACAGCCCGGAAATCATCTACCCGGTTGCCATCCTGGCCCTGCAACAAGGCGATAGCGAAACCGGGCGCAAGCAGCTTGAGCACTTGTTGCAGACCGATTTTCCGGACAAGAGCACCGTTCACTTTTTCCTCGGCCAGCTGGCCAACGACCGCCTGCAGCCAGACATCGCAATCCGCCATTACCGCCAGGTCACGCAGGGCGATCAGTATCTCGCCGCCCGCTCGCGGTTGGCGCAACTGTTATGGCAACAAGGTCAGCCGGAAGAGGCTAGGGCCATGCTGCGCGAAACCCGCAGCACCAACAGCGGCGAAAAAACCCAACTCCTGCTCGCCGAAGCCCAACTGCTGCGCGAAGCCCAGCAACACGAAGAAGCACTGAACCTGATTGAAAGCGCGCTGCAGCGGGCACCGGACAACCCCGAACTGCTCTATGAAGCGGCATTGCTCAGCGAACGCCTGGGTCGCCACGATCAACTCGAAAGCCGCCTGCAGCACCTGCTTAGCGTCAAACCGGATCACGCCCACGCACTGAATGCTCTGGGTTATTCCTGGGCCGACCGCAACATTCGCCTCGACGAAGCCCAGAGTCTGATTGCCCGGGCGCTGGCGCTGGCCCCGGACGACCCCTTCATCATGGACAGCCTGGGCTGGGTGCATTACCGCCGGGGAGATTTGCACCAGGCACGCGAACTGCTCGAACGGGCACACGCATTGAAGGCCGATCCTGAAATCGCCGCGCACCTGGCCGAAGTCCTGTGGGCACTGGAGCGTCGCGACGAAGCCAGCCGCCTGTTGCGCGAAGCCAGCCAGCAACACCCGGACAACGACCTGCTGCGCAATACCCTGCGCAAGCTGCAGCCTTGA
- the mutM gene encoding bifunctional DNA-formamidopyrimidine glycosylase/DNA-(apurinic or apyrimidinic site) lyase, translating into MPELPEVEVCRRGIEPELLAQPILGVAIRAPRLRLPIPPELAEWLPGCCIAAVRRRGKYLLLDCRRADGSGGTLIIHLGMSGHLRFVAPGDPVGRHDHFDLCLPGRILRLSDPRRFGVVTWQPGAPEDSARHPLLAVQGVEPLSPEFTVDWLESVFSRRASPVKPVLMDSHLLVGVGNIYASESLFRAGISPLRAANRIARGRLATLVQAVQETLSEAIAAGGSSIRDYVHSDGSSGWFQIQAAVYDRDGQPCRRCAGLVRQVRQAGRSTYYCPGCQR; encoded by the coding sequence ATGCCGGAATTGCCGGAGGTTGAGGTTTGTCGTCGGGGAATCGAGCCGGAGTTGCTGGCCCAGCCGATACTGGGAGTGGCGATCCGGGCTCCGCGCTTGCGTCTGCCGATTCCCCCCGAATTGGCCGAGTGGTTGCCGGGTTGCTGCATCGCGGCGGTACGCCGACGCGGCAAGTATCTGCTCCTCGACTGCCGGCGTGCTGACGGTAGCGGTGGCACCTTGATCATTCATCTCGGGATGTCGGGACATCTGCGCTTTGTCGCGCCGGGCGATCCGGTCGGCAGGCACGATCATTTCGATCTGTGTTTGCCTGGGCGCATCCTGCGCCTTTCCGACCCGCGCCGCTTTGGTGTGGTGACCTGGCAACCGGGGGCACCGGAAGACAGCGCGCGACATCCCTTGCTGGCGGTGCAGGGGGTGGAACCGTTGTCCCCGGAATTTACGGTCGACTGGCTGGAAAGCGTATTTTCCCGTCGAGCCTCGCCCGTCAAGCCGGTCTTGATGGATAGCCATCTGCTGGTCGGAGTCGGCAATATCTATGCCTCGGAAAGCCTGTTTCGCGCCGGGATTTCGCCCTTGCGGGCGGCCAACCGGATTGCGCGCGGGCGCTTGGCGACGCTGGTGCAGGCGGTACAGGAGACCTTGAGCGAAGCGATCGCCGCCGGCGGCAGCAGTATTCGCGACTATGTTCATAGCGATGGCAGCAGCGGCTGGTTCCAGATCCAGGCCGCAGTTTATGACCGCGATGGCCAGCCCTGCCGCCGCTGTGCCGGGCTGGTCCGGCAGGTGCGCCAGGCCGGCCGCAGCACCTACTATTGCCCGGGCTGCCAGCGCTGA
- a CDS encoding SOS response-associated peptidase family protein, producing the protein MCERIELHAGVREISRHFGRLQISARDLPDDDELAPGEPLLIISSGGDGARASNARWGLVGHFLDQSPRSPLLHLRGETLAATPFYNRLLRRKRCLIPATAFMSWQSDGEGQRRKLRIAERDGELLLLAAIFDHHPHAGSTCAVLTAPAIGLAHGLQPRLPLLLQGEAAAFWLAEHAEFPEDEFATLLQPTEWPSLLGEYLPEPEPSPQLCFDFALTRSSAPAQRWQPGQ; encoded by the coding sequence ATGTGCGAACGTATCGAACTGCACGCCGGCGTCAGAGAGATCAGCCGGCATTTCGGCCGCCTGCAGATCAGCGCCCGCGATCTGCCCGACGACGACGAACTGGCGCCTGGCGAACCGCTGCTGATCATCAGCAGCGGCGGCGACGGTGCCCGGGCCAGCAATGCCCGCTGGGGACTGGTCGGACATTTTCTTGACCAGAGCCCGCGTAGCCCGCTGCTCCACCTGCGCGGAGAAACCCTAGCCGCCACCCCGTTCTACAACCGCCTGTTGCGCCGCAAGCGCTGCCTGATTCCAGCGACCGCCTTCATGAGCTGGCAATCCGACGGCGAGGGGCAGCGACGCAAACTGCGGATCGCGGAACGCGATGGCGAACTGCTGCTACTCGCTGCCATCTTCGACCACCACCCGCACGCCGGCAGCACTTGCGCCGTACTGACCGCCCCAGCCATCGGTCTGGCGCACGGACTGCAACCACGCCTGCCCCTGTTGCTGCAAGGCGAAGCCGCCGCCTTCTGGCTGGCCGAACACGCGGAGTTTCCCGAGGATGAGTTCGCCACCCTGCTGCAACCAACCGAATGGCCATCCTTGCTCGGCGAATACCTGCCCGAACCCGAGCCTTCGCCGCAACTGTGCTTCGACTTTGCGCTGACGCGCAGTTCCGCCCCCGCTCAGCGCTGGCAGCCCGGGCAATAG
- a CDS encoding dynamin family protein, whose protein sequence is MSLAPRFAAYAEWRTQLAARIGALQDWLVRNELAGPQTALRFALLQDRLRDDKLTVAFVAEFSRGKSELINAMFFSAYGSRILPSSAGRTTMCPTELRWDEGKPAQLELLPITTRASNRGVSEFRNRSEAWTVVTLDTGSANAMQAALRHVSETIRVAPDEAASLGFAVGEEASDLYRVGADGLVEVPRWRHALINFPHPLLQQGLVILDTPGLNAVGAEPELTLSLLPNAHAVLFLLAADTGVSQSDLVIWKEYIGGAGLPREGRLVVLNKIDGQWDELKSRAEVDGEIARQAASCAAVLGLAPTQVYPVSAQKALVARVNADPALLQRSRLPLLEEALSQALIPARRQLVGERVASEFMALAAGVRTLQESRLAGLRSQLEELVGLRGKNQGVVEYMMGQIGSEKAAFEAGLQRYYAVRNVFNSHSASLFSQLNSDNLRQLTRETRSTMLEANFSSALSEAMNAFFARSRELLLAAGREIDEILEMMDAVYRRFASEHGLKLGAPTAFSLNRYTAEIDRLQSWCDTHLNTMLTLLTRDKKNITQKFFEEVAIQIRRAFEQANKDVEIWLRAIMAPVETQVREHQLQLKRRLDSLRRIHQATDSLEERISEFEAAEAALARQMETLDSLAGEIEALLRRS, encoded by the coding sequence ATGTCGCTCGCTCCCCGTTTTGCCGCCTATGCCGAATGGCGCACCCAGCTTGCTGCCCGGATCGGAGCCTTGCAGGACTGGTTGGTACGGAATGAACTGGCAGGGCCGCAAACTGCGCTGCGCTTTGCGCTGCTGCAGGATCGCCTGCGCGACGACAAGCTGACGGTCGCCTTTGTCGCCGAGTTTTCGCGCGGCAAGTCGGAACTGATCAATGCGATGTTCTTTTCCGCATACGGCAGCCGCATCCTGCCCTCCTCCGCCGGGCGGACGACGATGTGTCCGACCGAACTGCGTTGGGATGAAGGCAAACCGGCACAACTCGAACTGCTGCCGATTACCACTCGGGCAAGCAATCGCGGGGTCAGCGAGTTCCGCAATCGGAGCGAGGCGTGGACCGTGGTTACGCTCGATACCGGCTCGGCCAATGCCATGCAAGCTGCCTTGCGCCACGTTAGCGAGACCATCCGGGTTGCGCCGGACGAGGCGGCCAGCCTCGGCTTTGCGGTGGGCGAGGAGGCTTCCGACCTGTACCGGGTCGGCGCCGATGGCCTGGTCGAGGTGCCGCGCTGGCGGCATGCGCTGATCAATTTTCCGCACCCGCTGCTGCAGCAAGGCCTGGTGATCCTCGATACCCCGGGGCTCAATGCGGTTGGTGCCGAACCGGAACTGACCCTTTCGCTGTTGCCGAATGCCCATGCCGTGCTATTCCTGCTGGCTGCCGATACCGGTGTCAGTCAATCCGACCTGGTGATCTGGAAGGAGTACATCGGTGGTGCCGGCTTGCCGCGGGAAGGCCGGCTGGTGGTCCTCAACAAGATCGATGGGCAGTGGGACGAACTCAAAAGCCGCGCCGAAGTTGATGGCGAAATCGCCCGTCAGGCAGCCTCCTGTGCGGCCGTCCTCGGGTTGGCGCCGACGCAGGTCTATCCTGTCTCGGCGCAGAAGGCGCTGGTTGCCCGGGTCAATGCGGACCCGGCGCTGCTGCAGCGCAGCCGCCTGCCTTTGCTGGAAGAGGCCTTGTCGCAGGCCCTGATTCCGGCGCGGCGGCAACTCGTCGGCGAGCGGGTGGCCAGTGAATTCATGGCCTTGGCGGCTGGCGTGCGGACCTTGCAGGAATCGCGTTTGGCAGGCTTGCGTAGCCAGCTGGAAGAGTTGGTCGGCTTGCGCGGGAAGAATCAAGGGGTGGTCGAGTACATGATGGGGCAGATCGGCAGCGAAAAGGCGGCCTTTGAGGCCGGGCTGCAGCGCTACTACGCAGTGCGCAACGTGTTCAACAGCCATAGCGCCAGCCTGTTTTCCCAGCTGAATAGCGACAACCTGCGCCAGCTGACGCGGGAAACACGGTCGACCATGCTCGAAGCCAATTTTTCCAGTGCGCTGTCGGAGGCGATGAATGCCTTTTTTGCCCGCAGCCGTGAATTGCTGCTTGCCGCCGGGCGCGAAATCGACGAAATCCTTGAAATGATGGACGCTGTCTATCGCCGTTTTGCCAGTGAGCACGGGCTGAAACTAGGGGCGCCGACAGCCTTTTCGCTAAACCGCTACACGGCCGAGATCGACCGCTTGCAGAGTTGGTGCGATACCCATCTCAATACGATGCTGACCTTGCTGACACGCGACAAGAAAAACATCACCCAGAAGTTTTTCGAGGAGGTGGCGATTCAAATCCGGCGGGCTTTCGAGCAAGCCAACAAGGATGTCGAAATCTGGTTGCGGGCAATCATGGCGCCGGTCGAAACCCAGGTGCGAGAACATCAACTGCAATTGAAACGGCGCCTCGACAGCTTGCGCCGGATTCATCAGGCGACCGATTCGCTGGAAGAGCGGATCAGCGAGTTCGAGGCCGCAGAAGCCGCGCTCGCCCGTCAGATGGAAACACTGGACAGTCTGGCGGGGGAAATCGAGGCGCTGTTGCGGCGGAGTTAA
- a CDS encoding ATP-binding protein, which translates to MLGAATIRQRLTRFGLLTVGFACLIIALFGVVEEFVRTQKKLHADIQVLLDIGSDTVQPYLAFADPAGARTHLQSLLNRPDIVAAGIYLPEGYLFAAVDRQEQDQQTLAARSNFHLAEEPGWLPTNFLRLSHPVNLDGEQIGELSLLIDLRPMRHEQLSRIAGILLAMCLAMLASWFLARRLQRLIIAPIAEIADTAAAIRESGHYNLRVSYPADDEIGHLVRQFNAMLGKIADTDHELRRHRDHLEGEVLARTRDLCDAKDIAERETAAALRANAAKTEFLSRMSHELRTPLNAIIGFSQMLEAEGTLNPEQADDVREIRKAGNLLLAQVNEILDLSRIESGHLELIPEVLDLDSEITAAVNAIRPLLPAQQLQLQLAPVPNIRLYGDRQRLQQILLNLLSNAVKYNRQGGRIEIHYGGNSNAPRICITDSGRGLSTEQLARLFRPFERLESAYCGIEGTGIGLALCKRLVEAMGGSIGVESQSGQGSTFWFELPAAPTSGDALTATSEQVCHSVLYIEDNAINAKLMQKVLDKRPDVRLRIAEDGLSGLAAVSAEMPELILLDLNLPDIDGFEVMHRLGANPVWANIPVIAVTANNTPADIARGQAAGFLDYLGKPLDVRRLNAALDKLWATPTQNSTA; encoded by the coding sequence ATGCTTGGTGCCGCAACCATCCGCCAGCGCCTGACCCGCTTTGGCTTGCTCACAGTCGGCTTTGCCTGCCTGATCATCGCCCTGTTCGGAGTTGTCGAAGAGTTTGTCAGGACCCAGAAAAAGCTGCATGCCGACATTCAGGTTCTGCTCGACATCGGCAGCGATACCGTGCAGCCCTATCTGGCCTTTGCCGACCCGGCTGGCGCTCGCACCCACTTGCAGAGCCTGCTCAACCGCCCGGACATCGTGGCTGCCGGAATCTATCTGCCGGAAGGCTATCTCTTTGCGGCCGTGGATCGGCAGGAGCAGGATCAACAGACCTTGGCTGCACGCAGCAATTTCCACCTGGCAGAAGAGCCTGGCTGGCTACCGACGAACTTCCTTCGCCTGTCACATCCGGTCAACCTGGATGGAGAGCAAATCGGCGAACTCAGTTTGTTGATCGATCTCCGCCCAATGCGCCACGAACAGCTCAGCCGGATCGCCGGGATCCTGCTGGCAATGTGTCTGGCGATGCTGGCCTCCTGGTTTCTGGCCCGCCGTTTGCAACGCCTGATCATCGCACCGATTGCGGAAATTGCCGACACGGCAGCTGCCATCCGCGAATCCGGGCACTACAACCTGCGTGTCAGCTATCCTGCCGATGATGAAATTGGCCACCTGGTGAGGCAGTTCAATGCCATGCTTGGAAAGATCGCCGATACCGACCACGAGTTACGCCGCCACCGCGATCACCTTGAGGGAGAAGTACTGGCCCGCACCCGCGACCTCTGCGACGCCAAAGACATCGCCGAACGGGAAACGGCTGCCGCCCTCCGTGCCAATGCGGCCAAAACCGAGTTCCTCTCACGGATGAGCCACGAACTGCGGACACCGCTCAATGCAATTATCGGCTTCAGCCAGATGCTTGAGGCCGAGGGAACGCTCAACCCGGAACAAGCCGACGATGTCCGGGAGATTCGCAAAGCCGGCAATCTGCTGCTGGCACAGGTCAATGAAATCCTTGATCTTTCCCGGATCGAAAGCGGCCACCTCGAACTGATCCCGGAGGTCCTTGATCTGGACAGCGAAATCACTGCAGCCGTGAACGCCATCCGCCCTCTGTTGCCAGCACAGCAACTGCAGTTGCAGCTCGCACCGGTTCCCAACATCCGTCTCTATGGTGATCGCCAGCGGCTGCAGCAAATCCTGCTCAATCTGTTATCCAATGCTGTCAAGTACAACCGCCAAGGTGGGCGGATCGAAATCCACTATGGCGGCAACAGCAACGCCCCACGCATCTGCATTACAGATAGCGGCCGCGGCCTCAGTACTGAACAACTAGCACGCCTGTTCCGCCCCTTCGAGCGTCTGGAAAGCGCCTATTGCGGGATTGAAGGTACCGGCATCGGCTTGGCGCTGTGCAAGCGGCTAGTCGAGGCCATGGGCGGCTCCATCGGGGTCGAGAGCCAATCGGGGCAAGGTAGCACCTTCTGGTTTGAACTCCCGGCAGCCCCAACCTCTGGCGACGCACTTACCGCAACCAGCGAGCAGGTCTGCCACTCGGTTCTCTATATCGAAGACAACGCAATCAATGCCAAACTGATGCAAAAGGTCCTCGATAAACGCCCCGATGTCCGCCTCCGCATTGCTGAGGATGGACTGAGCGGACTGGCTGCGGTCAGTGCTGAGATGCCCGAATTGATCTTGCTGGATTTGAATCTGCCCGATATTGATGGCTTCGAGGTCATGCACCGCCTCGGAGCCAATCCTGTTTGGGCCAACATCCCGGTCATTGCAGTCACCGCCAATAATACGCCAGCCGACATTGCGCGCGGCCAGGCGGCCGGCTTCCTCGACTACCTCGGCAAACCGCTCGATGTGCGCCGCCTGAATGCCGCGCTCGACAAGCTGTGGGCAACGCCCACACAGAACAGCACGGCGTAG
- a CDS encoding YfiR family protein, with protein sequence MHPRALILRLGYFWALLLGAASTGWAQYSESEVKAAFIFNIVRYAEWPQEALPEGLPLRLCVLTRERGNDSLAEELEKLRGRTVRNRPLEIRTAARFEALAPCHVLVAGHDLPERYRLLPESRHQLNIASGENPQEQGAMIGLVLLNNRLQFEVSQEATRRAAIQLPTALLRLAWRVR encoded by the coding sequence ATGCATCCACGGGCCTTGATCCTCCGCTTGGGTTACTTCTGGGCTCTGCTCCTGGGAGCTGCCAGCACAGGCTGGGCCCAATACAGTGAAAGCGAGGTCAAGGCAGCGTTCATTTTCAACATTGTCCGCTATGCCGAATGGCCTCAGGAGGCGCTCCCGGAAGGCCTGCCGCTACGCCTCTGCGTTCTTACTCGAGAACGAGGCAACGACAGCCTCGCCGAAGAACTGGAGAAACTGCGCGGACGCACCGTCCGCAACCGCCCTCTGGAAATCCGTACTGCGGCACGTTTCGAAGCGTTGGCGCCATGCCACGTACTGGTTGCCGGCCACGACCTCCCGGAGCGCTACCGTCTCTTGCCAGAAAGCCGCCACCAACTCAACATTGCCTCTGGAGAAAATCCGCAAGAACAGGGAGCGATGATTGGACTGGTTCTGCTCAACAACCGCCTGCAATTCGAAGTCAGCCAGGAAGCGACCCGTCGCGCCGCGATCCAGTTGCCGACCGCCCTGCTCAGACTTGCCTGGCGTGTGAGGTAA